From a single Sulfolobus sp. E5-1-F genomic region:
- a CDS encoding GIY-YIG nuclease family protein: MTSYVLLIECKTDVNLRTKGREFLIKKGIYAYVGSCGRSCSKRIIRHLNKNKNTYHWHIDYLTTVCEPMGVFVIKHVKEKELASLLSKSNACVEKFGSSDDKDVRSHLFIIGDLRELYLTICDKSGER; encoded by the coding sequence ATGACAAGTTACGTTCTATTAATCGAATGTAAAACTGATGTTAACTTAAGGACCAAGGGTAGGGAGTTTTTAATAAAGAAGGGTATTTACGCATATGTTGGATCATGTGGGAGATCTTGTAGTAAACGTATAATTAGACACTTAAATAAAAATAAGAATACATATCATTGGCATATTGACTACTTAACAACAGTTTGTGAACCAATGGGAGTATTTGTAATAAAGCATGTTAAAGAGAAAGAATTAGCCTCGTTATTAAGTAAAAGTAACGCATGTGTAGAAAAATTCGGATCTAGTGACGATAAAGATGTAAGATCTCATTTATTTATAATAGGTGATTTACGAGAACTTTATTTAACGATTTGCGATAAATCTGGAGAACGATAG
- a CDS encoding mandelate racemase/muconate lactonizing enzyme family protein: MKIREIEPIVLTSKEKGSATWASTMVIVRVITENGAVGYGEAVPTLRVISVYNAIKQVAKGYIGKEVEEVEKNYHEWYKQDFYLSRSFESTTAVSAIDIASWDIIGKELGAPIYKLLGGKVRNKVPVYANGWYQECVTPEDFAEKAKEVVKMGYKALKFDPFGPYFDWIDEKGLREAEERVRAVREAVGDNVDILIEHHGRFNANSAIMIAKRLEKYNPGFMEEPVHHEDIIGLSKYKASTHLRIALGERLLSEKEAAFYVEKGLVDILQPDLTNIGGVTVGKSVIKIAEANDVEVAFHNAFGSIQNAVEIQLSAVTQNLYLLENFYDWFPQWKRDLVYNETPVEGGHVKVPDKPGIGISINEKIIEQLRAEPIPLDIVEEPVWVVKGTWKNYGV; encoded by the coding sequence ATGAAAATCAGAGAAATAGAACCAATAGTTCTTACCTCTAAAGAAAAAGGTAGTGCGACTTGGGCATCTACGATGGTTATTGTAAGGGTCATAACGGAAAATGGAGCTGTAGGCTATGGGGAAGCGGTTCCAACATTAAGAGTTATATCTGTATATAATGCCATTAAACAAGTTGCCAAGGGTTATATAGGAAAAGAAGTAGAGGAGGTTGAGAAGAATTATCATGAATGGTATAAACAAGACTTCTACTTATCTAGGTCTTTTGAATCAACAACTGCAGTAAGTGCAATTGATATAGCTTCTTGGGATATAATAGGAAAAGAGCTCGGAGCTCCAATCTACAAGTTATTGGGTGGAAAAGTTAGGAATAAAGTACCAGTATATGCTAATGGATGGTATCAAGAGTGTGTAACTCCAGAGGATTTTGCAGAAAAGGCAAAAGAGGTTGTGAAAATGGGATATAAAGCCCTAAAATTTGATCCATTTGGTCCCTACTTCGATTGGATAGACGAGAAAGGTTTAAGAGAAGCTGAGGAGAGAGTAAGGGCTGTTAGGGAGGCTGTTGGTGATAACGTGGATATTTTAATAGAGCATCACGGCAGATTTAATGCAAATTCAGCGATAATGATAGCGAAAAGATTAGAGAAATATAATCCAGGATTTATGGAGGAACCAGTGCATCATGAGGATATTATTGGTTTAAGCAAGTATAAAGCTAGTACTCATTTAAGGATTGCATTAGGAGAAAGACTGCTAAGTGAAAAAGAAGCTGCGTTTTACGTAGAGAAAGGTCTTGTAGACATATTGCAACCAGATTTAACTAATATAGGTGGAGTGACAGTAGGTAAGAGTGTTATAAAGATAGCTGAAGCAAATGACGTAGAAGTTGCTTTTCATAACGCATTTGGTTCAATTCAGAATGCCGTTGAAATACAGCTAAGTGCAGTTACGCAGAACTTATATTTGCTTGAGAATTTCTATGATTGGTTCCCTCAATGGAAAAGGGATTTAGTGTATAATGAAACACCAGTTGAAGGAGGGCATGTTAAGGTTCCAGATAAGCCTGGAATAGGTATTTCAATTAATGAAAAAATAATAGAACAATTAAGAGCCGAACCAATACCATTAGATATAGTTGAAGAACCAGTTTGGGTTGTTAAGGGTACTTGGAAGAATTATGGTGTTTGA
- a CDS encoding phosphate-starvation-inducible PsiE family protein, with translation MVRINDKDLIKFIGYIIRIILLFGIGVQIVITIFGIISNIFSLNLLNLVNVTITGPLLILVLIELYIAVNSYLSGKERSIINVIDAGISFFVRELILELFSQNYNITNILIIAGVVGILSFSRFIANR, from the coding sequence ATGGTAAGAATCAACGATAAGGATTTAATAAAATTTATAGGCTATATTATCCGAATTATTTTATTATTTGGGATAGGAGTTCAAATCGTAATAACTATTTTCGGTATAATATCTAACATATTTTCTCTAAATTTATTAAATTTGGTAAATGTGACTATAACTGGTCCATTATTAATTTTGGTATTAATAGAATTATACATTGCCGTAAACAGCTACTTATCTGGAAAAGAAAGAAGTATAATTAACGTAATAGACGCTGGTATATCATTTTTCGTTAGAGAATTAATTCTAGAATTATTCTCCCAAAATTATAACATAACCAATATATTAATAATAGCGGGTGTAGTTGGAATACTATCGTTCTCCAGATTTATCGCAAATCGTTAA
- a CDS encoding bifunctional 2-dehydro-3-deoxy-phosphogluconate/2-dehydro-3-deoxy-6-phosphogalactonate aldolase — protein MPEIITPIITPFTKDNRIDKEKLKLHAENLIRKGIDKLFVNGTTGLGPSLTPEEKLENLKVVYDVTNKIIFQVGGLNLDDAIRLAKLSKDFDIVGIASYAPYYYPRMPEKHLIKYFKTLCEVSPHPVYLYNYPTATGKDIDAKIAKEIGCFAGVKDTIENIIHTLDYKRLNPNMRVYSGSDMLIVTVVSTGLDGNVAAGSNYLPEVTVAIKKLAMERKIEEALRLQFLHDEIIEASRLFGSLSSNYVLTKYFQGYDLGNPRPPIFPLDEEEERQLIKKVEGIRAKLVELKILKE, from the coding sequence ATGCCAGAGATCATAACTCCGATCATAACTCCGTTTACTAAAGATAATAGAATAGACAAGGAGAAATTGAAGCTACATGCGGAGAACCTTATTAGGAAGGGGATAGACAAACTTTTCGTAAATGGCACTACTGGCCTTGGTCCTTCACTAACTCCAGAGGAGAAGTTGGAGAATCTAAAGGTTGTTTATGACGTTACAAATAAGATAATATTTCAAGTCGGTGGGTTAAATCTAGACGATGCTATAAGGTTAGCTAAGTTGAGTAAGGATTTCGATATTGTCGGCATAGCTTCATATGCTCCATATTACTACCCTAGGATGCCAGAGAAGCACTTAATAAAGTATTTTAAGACATTGTGCGAAGTATCCCCTCACCCTGTTTATTTGTATAATTATCCAACAGCTACGGGTAAAGATATAGATGCAAAAATTGCTAAGGAGATTGGTTGTTTCGCAGGAGTTAAGGACACTATCGAAAATATAATTCACACCTTAGACTACAAACGTCTAAATCCTAATATGCGAGTTTATAGTGGCTCTGACATGTTAATTGTCACAGTAGTATCTACAGGTTTAGATGGTAATGTTGCAGCTGGTTCGAACTATCTTCCTGAAGTTACTGTGGCAATTAAGAAATTGGCTATGGAGCGGAAAATTGAAGAAGCACTTAGATTACAATTTCTTCATGACGAAATAATAGAGGCCTCTAGATTATTTGGAAGCTTATCTTCAAATTATGTTCTAACTAAATACTTCCAAGGATACGACTTAGGAAATCCCAGACCTCCGATATTCCCATTAGATGAGGAAGAGGAGAGGCAGTTAATTAAGAAAGTCGAGGGTATAAGAGCTAAACTTGTAGAACTTAAAATATTGAAAGAATAG
- a CDS encoding chloride channel protein → MNLSSLPYFEKWFILGIILGVVAGFAAITFYLLLHLFEEIFLFNFIGMSYPRPLGEGGTLNFVFHPGNYLLIPISTAIGGLISGIIVYTFAPEAEGHGTDAAIKSYHYFQGKVKWIVIPVKIIASAITIGSGGSAGREGPTAQFSAGVGSVIADLLHLSPEDRRRAVAVGIGAGIGTIFKTPIGGAILAAEILYRRDLEPEVIYPALVASAIGYTIFGSIFGFTPVFGYYTGTFDPLRLPMYAVLGLVSGLMAILYPKTFYGINSLFKKLRIPNHVKPAIGGLITGLIGLLAPEILGTGYGWINLVEYEKVFTLYSPLIPAIILIIILPFLKIISTSFSIGSGGSGGVFAPGLFIGAYLGASIGLLFHYLFPTIVPTIAPFVIIGMMSFFAGAGKVPLSVLIMVTEMTSSLQLLPGAMIAVAISYLVSGNNTIYVSQLPTRRDSPAHKAEYETPLMQTVRIEKCELKDIKVYVDEKVGKAIQIMLENSFMSLPVVNYDNRFLGVVYLKDLERVNPEDSIGKYITRGSPSVSLTSTLEHALEVMATNKTRWVAVVDNGKFLGIVTYDSIIDAYKRELNVIKNS, encoded by the coding sequence ATGAACTTATCATCATTGCCATATTTCGAAAAGTGGTTTATCCTTGGAATAATCTTAGGTGTTGTAGCAGGTTTCGCAGCGATCACATTTTACTTATTACTACACCTGTTCGAAGAAATATTTCTGTTCAATTTTATAGGCATGAGTTATCCTAGACCACTCGGCGAGGGAGGAACATTAAACTTCGTCTTTCATCCAGGTAATTATCTTCTTATACCTATATCCACTGCAATTGGAGGTTTAATTTCTGGAATAATAGTTTACACATTCGCTCCAGAAGCTGAGGGACATGGTACTGATGCCGCAATAAAATCTTATCATTATTTTCAAGGCAAGGTTAAATGGATTGTTATTCCAGTTAAGATAATAGCTTCCGCTATTACGATAGGTTCTGGAGGTAGCGCTGGAAGGGAAGGTCCAACTGCGCAATTTTCAGCTGGTGTAGGTTCAGTTATTGCTGATTTACTGCATCTCAGTCCAGAGGATAGAAGAAGGGCGGTAGCAGTAGGCATTGGAGCCGGAATAGGTACAATTTTTAAAACGCCAATTGGAGGTGCAATCTTAGCTGCTGAAATTCTATATAGAAGGGATCTAGAGCCAGAAGTAATATATCCAGCATTAGTTGCCTCAGCAATAGGTTACACCATATTCGGAAGCATATTTGGTTTCACTCCCGTATTTGGCTATTATACAGGAACTTTTGATCCATTGAGATTGCCAATGTATGCAGTTCTAGGACTAGTTTCTGGCTTGATGGCTATATTATATCCTAAAACCTTCTATGGAATTAACTCACTTTTCAAAAAATTACGAATACCTAATCACGTGAAGCCAGCAATAGGTGGGCTTATCACTGGTTTAATTGGATTATTGGCTCCAGAGATTCTTGGAACTGGTTACGGGTGGATTAACTTAGTTGAGTATGAGAAGGTTTTCACACTATATTCTCCGCTTATACCCGCAATCATATTAATAATAATATTGCCATTTTTAAAGATCATATCAACTTCATTTTCAATAGGTTCTGGCGGTAGTGGAGGAGTTTTTGCTCCCGGTTTGTTTATAGGTGCATATTTAGGTGCGAGTATTGGGTTATTGTTTCATTATTTATTTCCAACCATTGTACCTACTATAGCCCCATTCGTTATCATAGGTATGATGAGCTTTTTTGCGGGAGCAGGAAAAGTTCCATTATCAGTTTTAATAATGGTTACTGAAATGACCTCAAGTCTCCAGTTACTCCCTGGAGCCATGATTGCCGTAGCAATTTCTTATTTAGTTTCTGGGAATAATACGATCTACGTATCTCAATTGCCGACAAGAAGGGACTCACCAGCTCACAAGGCTGAATATGAAACTCCACTAATGCAGACCGTACGTATTGAAAAGTGCGAATTGAAAGATATTAAGGTTTACGTTGACGAAAAGGTAGGAAAGGCTATACAAATAATGCTTGAGAATAGTTTTATGAGCCTACCTGTGGTAAATTACGATAATAGATTTCTTGGTGTAGTTTATCTAAAAGATTTGGAAAGGGTCAATCCAGAAGATTCAATAGGAAAATATATAACCAGAGGGTCTCCTTCAGTATCCTTAACCTCTACCTTGGAACACGCATTAGAGGTAATGGCTACTAACAAAACTAGATGGGTTGCTGTTGTGGATAACGGAAAATTTTTAGGAATTGTGACGTACGATAGTATTATAGATGCGTATAAGAGAGAGTTAAACGTGATTAAGAATTCATAG
- a CDS encoding sulfite oxidase-like oxidoreductase, with the protein MQEVQKPPNQKYIKNFIIYAEFGIPEVNLESYRLKVSGEVENPLSFTYDELMKLPRKEIVEDFHCVTGWSIKNVKWEGIPFRLLIETARVKNNVNWVMFYSLDGYTSIIPYEDVLKDNVIVALFMNGEKLSLKHGFPARPIIPHLYGWKSAKWLTEIEFLRDYVDGYWEERGYHERGNVWEEERFKGQGGRHLRRRPVL; encoded by the coding sequence ATGCAAGAAGTTCAGAAACCACCAAATCAAAAATATATAAAGAACTTTATTATCTATGCCGAGTTTGGTATACCAGAAGTTAACTTAGAATCGTATAGGTTAAAAGTTAGTGGGGAAGTAGAAAATCCTCTATCATTTACGTATGACGAATTAATGAAATTGCCAAGAAAGGAAATAGTCGAAGATTTCCATTGTGTAACGGGTTGGTCGATAAAGAATGTTAAGTGGGAGGGAATTCCCTTTAGACTATTAATTGAGACTGCTAGGGTAAAAAATAACGTCAATTGGGTCATGTTCTACAGTCTAGACGGTTATACATCAATAATACCATATGAGGATGTATTAAAGGATAATGTGATTGTCGCGTTGTTTATGAATGGGGAAAAGCTATCTTTAAAGCATGGTTTTCCAGCTAGGCCAATAATTCCTCATCTATATGGGTGGAAGAGTGCAAAGTGGTTAACCGAAATTGAGTTCCTAAGGGATTACGTTGACGGATATTGGGAGGAAAGAGGATATCATGAAAGAGGAAATGTGTGGGAAGAAGAGAGGTTTAAAGGTCAAGGAGGTAGACATTTAAGAAGAAGACCAGTTCTATGA
- a CDS encoding CBS domain-containing protein encodes MNIETLMIRNPPILSKEDRLGLAFKKINEGGIGRIIISNEKIEGLLTTRDLLSTVESHCKDSCSQGDLYRISTTPVIDYMTPNPVTIYNTTDEFTALNIMVTRNFGSLPVVDINDKPVGIITEREFLLLYKDLDEIFPVKVFMTTNVRTIYKDVRLDQAVRLMLRRGFRRLPVINDDNKVIGIITVVNAIRQLAKAVDKLDPDYFYNKAVKDIMVTNLVTIDELSSINRAAAEMIVKRIGSLLILNKDNTIRGIITERDLLIALHHILVMEKFKEKL; translated from the coding sequence GTGAATATAGAAACTTTAATGATAAGAAACCCACCAATATTATCTAAAGAGGATAGATTAGGTTTAGCGTTTAAGAAGATAAATGAGGGAGGGATAGGTAGAATAATCATATCTAATGAAAAAATAGAAGGGCTGTTAACCACTAGAGATCTTTTATCTACTGTAGAATCGCATTGCAAAGATAGTTGTAGTCAAGGTGATCTCTATCGTATTTCCACTACGCCAGTAATAGATTATATGACCCCTAATCCAGTTACAATTTATAATACTACTGATGAATTTACTGCATTAAATATAATGGTAACCAGGAATTTTGGATCATTGCCAGTTGTTGATATAAACGATAAACCAGTAGGAATTATAACAGAGAGAGAATTTCTACTACTCTACAAGGATCTGGATGAGATATTTCCTGTAAAAGTTTTCATGACAACTAATGTTAGAACTATTTATAAGGATGTGAGATTAGATCAAGCAGTTAGATTGATGTTAAGAAGGGGATTTAGAAGATTACCAGTCATTAATGACGATAACAAGGTAATAGGAATAATAACTGTAGTTAATGCTATTAGACAGTTGGCTAAGGCAGTGGATAAGTTGGATCCAGATTACTTCTATAATAAAGCAGTGAAAGACATTATGGTCACAAACCTAGTGACTATTGATGAGTTATCCTCAATAAATAGAGCAGCTGCAGAGATGATTGTAAAGAGAATAGGCTCGCTACTGATATTGAATAAGGATAATACTATAAGAGGTATAATCACTGAGAGGGATTTGTTAATAGCTCTACATCATATTCTAGTCATGGAGAAATTTAAGGAAAAACTTTAA
- the acs gene encoding acetate--CoA ligase, protein MEQEISENIKEIEEKVDYNIRLYKEIYKESIENPGKFWSKLAEELIDWFDPWKETFKQEILTKWFVGGKLNATYNAIDRHLNSSKKFKAAIIWESEKGERKVLTYQDLFYEVNRWAHALKQLGVKKGDRVTIYMPLTPEGVIAMLACARIGAIHSVVFAGFGSQALADRVSDAQSKVVITADGYYRKGKLVELKRTVDEALSKLQNNSVKNVIVFRRSGIEIPFKEGRDIYFDEIGKYKYIEPEPVDATHPLFILYTSGTTGKPKGVVHSTGGYLVGTATMLLWSYGLSQENDVLFNTSDIGWIVGHSYITYSPLVMGRSVIIYESVPDYPYPDKWAELIEKYKATTFGTSATFLRYLMKYGEDYIKDRELYSLRIIVTNGEPLNYAPWKYGLEVIGKGKVFMSHQWWQTETGAPNLGYMPGYPIFLTMKSGPASGFPLPGNKVKVVDENGNLARPRERGYLIIEPPFPPMMMIGMWNDEGNERIIKTYFSKFPNVYYTGDFAMIDEDGYVWVSGRADETLKIAGHRIGAGEIESAITSHPAVAEAAVIGIPDPVKGEIAHAFVVLKQGYQPSNELAKSINEHVKKVMGPIVILEVHFVNALPKTRSGKVMRRVIKAVMMGSAVGDISTLEDEASIEEIKKAIEALRSQLNP, encoded by the coding sequence ATGGAACAAGAAATTTCAGAAAATATTAAGGAAATAGAAGAAAAAGTTGACTATAATATAAGACTTTATAAGGAGATCTATAAGGAAAGTATAGAAAATCCAGGTAAATTCTGGAGTAAACTAGCTGAAGAATTAATTGACTGGTTTGACCCTTGGAAGGAAACCTTCAAACAAGAAATTCTTACAAAGTGGTTCGTTGGCGGAAAACTAAATGCTACCTATAATGCAATTGATAGACATTTGAATAGTAGTAAGAAGTTTAAGGCTGCGATAATTTGGGAATCTGAAAAAGGTGAGAGAAAAGTACTTACTTATCAAGATTTATTTTACGAGGTAAATAGATGGGCTCACGCGTTAAAACAATTAGGTGTAAAAAAAGGTGATAGGGTTACAATTTACATGCCTTTAACTCCAGAAGGAGTTATAGCAATGTTAGCTTGTGCGAGAATAGGCGCAATTCACAGTGTAGTTTTTGCGGGTTTTGGTTCACAAGCATTGGCTGATAGAGTTTCTGATGCCCAATCTAAGGTTGTTATTACTGCAGATGGTTATTATAGAAAGGGTAAGCTAGTAGAGCTTAAGAGGACTGTCGATGAGGCATTATCAAAATTACAGAATAATTCCGTAAAGAATGTTATAGTATTTAGGAGAAGTGGGATAGAAATACCATTTAAAGAAGGAAGAGATATCTATTTTGATGAAATAGGTAAATACAAATATATTGAACCAGAACCAGTTGATGCTACACATCCGTTATTTATCCTTTATACTTCTGGAACTACTGGGAAACCTAAGGGTGTAGTTCATTCCACAGGTGGATATTTGGTGGGTACTGCAACTATGTTGTTATGGAGTTATGGGTTAAGTCAAGAAAACGACGTATTATTCAATACTTCAGATATAGGATGGATTGTAGGGCATTCGTACATTACTTACTCACCGCTAGTAATGGGTAGAAGTGTGATAATATATGAGAGTGTACCCGATTACCCATATCCCGATAAATGGGCTGAACTAATTGAGAAATATAAGGCTACCACTTTTGGTACTTCTGCAACATTCTTAAGGTATCTAATGAAATACGGTGAAGATTACATTAAAGATCGTGAATTATATTCACTTAGAATAATAGTGACGAATGGGGAACCTCTGAATTACGCTCCGTGGAAATACGGGTTAGAAGTTATAGGTAAAGGTAAAGTGTTCATGTCACACCAATGGTGGCAAACTGAAACTGGAGCTCCGAATTTAGGTTATATGCCGGGATATCCAATCTTCTTAACAATGAAGTCGGGACCCGCATCTGGGTTCCCATTACCGGGAAATAAAGTAAAGGTCGTTGATGAAAATGGGAATCTTGCTAGGCCTAGAGAGAGAGGTTACTTAATTATTGAGCCACCATTCCCGCCAATGATGATGATAGGTATGTGGAATGATGAGGGTAATGAGAGAATTATAAAGACTTACTTCAGTAAGTTCCCTAATGTATACTATACTGGAGACTTTGCCATGATAGATGAAGATGGATATGTATGGGTATCTGGGAGAGCAGATGAGACGTTAAAGATAGCTGGTCATAGAATAGGAGCTGGTGAAATAGAATCAGCAATAACTTCACACCCAGCTGTAGCTGAAGCAGCTGTAATAGGTATTCCAGATCCCGTAAAAGGAGAGATCGCTCATGCATTTGTTGTATTAAAGCAAGGCTATCAACCGAGTAACGAATTGGCTAAGAGCATAAACGAACATGTAAAGAAAGTTATGGGACCAATTGTAATATTAGAAGTACATTTTGTTAACGCGTTACCTAAAACTAGGTCTGGTAAGGTAATGAGAAGAGTGATAAAAGCAGTTATGATGGGCTCTGCTGTAGGGGATATCTCTACACTAGAAGATGAAGCTTCCATAGAAGAAATTAAAAAAGCTATAGAAGCGTTAAGGAGTCAATTAAACCCATGA
- the kdgK gene encoding bifunctional 2-dehydro-3-deoxygluconokinase/2-dehydro-3-deoxygalactonokinase, producing the protein MVDVIALGEPLIQFNSFTPGPLRFVNYFEKHIAGSELNFCIAVIRNHLSCGLIARVGNDEFGRNIIEYSRAQGIDTTYIKVDNESFTGIYFIQRGYPIPMKSELIYYRKGSAGSRLSPEDVDENYISKARLVHSTGITLAISDSAKESVIKAFELAKSRSLDTNIRPKLWSSLEKARETILSILKRYDIEVLITDPDDTKILLDVTDPDDAYRKYKELGVKVLLYKLGAKGAMAYKDNVKVFKEGYKVQVEDPTGAGDAMAGTFISLYLQNKDIEYSLAHGIAASTLVITVRGDNELTPTTEDAERFLNEFKT; encoded by the coding sequence ATGGTTGATGTAATAGCTTTAGGAGAGCCTTTAATCCAGTTTAATTCTTTTACTCCGGGTCCATTAAGATTCGTAAACTATTTTGAAAAACATATAGCAGGATCTGAGTTGAATTTCTGCATTGCTGTTATTAGGAATCATCTATCATGCGGTTTAATAGCAAGAGTAGGTAATGACGAGTTTGGAAGAAATATCATAGAATATTCCAGAGCTCAAGGTATTGATACTACCTATATAAAGGTGGATAATGAGTCTTTCACTGGAATATACTTTATACAAAGGGGTTATCCAATACCTATGAAAAGCGAACTAATATATTACAGAAAAGGCAGTGCAGGAAGTAGACTTTCTCCAGAAGATGTAGATGAAAATTACATTAGCAAAGCTAGGTTAGTCCATTCAACTGGGATAACATTGGCTATAAGCGATAGTGCTAAGGAATCTGTAATTAAAGCGTTTGAATTAGCGAAATCTAGAAGCCTAGATACTAATATCAGACCTAAACTTTGGAGCAGTCTCGAGAAAGCTAGGGAAACTATACTTTCGATATTAAAAAGATATGACATTGAGGTACTAATAACAGATCCAGATGACACTAAGATTTTGTTAGATGTTACGGACCCAGATGATGCATATAGGAAATATAAGGAGCTAGGAGTTAAAGTCTTGCTCTATAAATTAGGTGCTAAAGGTGCCATGGCATATAAAGACAATGTAAAAGTCTTTAAAGAAGGCTATAAAGTACAAGTTGAGGATCCTACTGGGGCTGGTGACGCAATGGCAGGTACATTTATTTCATTGTATTTGCAGAATAAAGATATAGAATATTCATTAGCTCATGGTATTGCGGCGTCAACTCTAGTCATAACAGTAAGGGGAGATAATGAACTTACACCCACTACTGAGGATGCCGAAAGATTTTTAAATGAGTTTAAAACGTAA
- a CDS encoding glucose 1-dehydrogenase: protein MKALLVYPPKRGVEVKEINSIDQSISGEEVLIKTIANGICGTDRGIVSGLLKFSRPPKGKNGLVLGHENLGQVIDKGPHVQALSKGDYVVSIVRRGCGKCSNCLSGRQDFCETGEFVEAGIRGLDGFMREFYIDNASYLVRIPNEIVDIAVLLEPLSNVVKAYNELMLTQRRMIWWCRDGSYDCKNVTIVGSGPIGLLFSLIFSVQGFNVFVLNKRDPFPIEAEIMEKINAKFINTTKDQLPNVVDVLIDTSGYPSAFIPLMNKLNKNSSVILFGTTGGEKFEVNADLITYLVENNILLFGSVNASKKDFEEGVNYLTIWKYRYPNVLNKMITRVVKPEEAPEVLYAKPRGEIKTIISWV from the coding sequence ATGAAGGCATTATTAGTCTATCCACCAAAAAGAGGGGTAGAAGTTAAAGAGATAAACAGCATAGATCAATCAATAAGTGGAGAAGAAGTTTTAATTAAAACGATAGCAAATGGCATTTGTGGGACTGATCGTGGTATTGTTTCTGGCTTGTTGAAATTTTCGCGTCCACCTAAAGGTAAAAATGGTCTAGTACTAGGGCATGAAAATCTTGGTCAAGTAATAGATAAAGGACCTCATGTACAAGCTTTAAGTAAGGGGGATTATGTTGTTTCGATAGTTAGAAGGGGTTGTGGAAAGTGTTCTAATTGTTTATCTGGAAGGCAAGACTTTTGTGAAACCGGAGAATTCGTCGAAGCTGGAATTAGAGGATTAGATGGCTTTATGAGAGAATTTTACATAGATAATGCTAGTTATTTAGTTAGAATACCAAATGAAATAGTCGATATCGCAGTTTTACTTGAACCACTTTCCAATGTAGTAAAGGCTTATAATGAGCTAATGTTAACGCAAAGAAGAATGATATGGTGGTGTAGGGATGGTAGTTACGATTGTAAAAATGTTACCATAGTGGGATCTGGACCAATAGGTCTCCTTTTTTCGCTGATATTTTCCGTTCAAGGTTTTAACGTATTTGTTTTAAATAAGAGAGATCCTTTTCCAATTGAAGCAGAGATTATGGAGAAGATTAACGCTAAATTTATCAATACTACTAAAGATCAATTACCTAATGTAGTAGATGTACTTATTGATACTTCTGGATACCCGTCAGCGTTTATTCCCCTAATGAATAAGTTGAACAAAAACTCATCTGTTATATTATTTGGCACTACTGGTGGAGAGAAATTCGAAGTAAATGCTGATTTAATAACATACCTTGTTGAAAATAATATTTTATTGTTTGGGAGTGTTAACGCTAGCAAGAAGGACTTCGAGGAGGGTGTAAATTATCTTACGATATGGAAGTATAGGTATCCAAATGTATTAAATAAAATGATAACTAGAGTAGTTAAGCCTGAAGAGGCTCCAGAAGTATTATATGCAAAACCTAGGGGAGAAATAAAAACAATAATTTCATGGGTTTAA
- a CDS encoding RidA family protein, which translates to MREIVFTDKAPKPIGPYSQGVKVGDVLYVSGQIPVDPNTNEVVGKNIEEQTIRVIENIKAILEAAGYVLDDVVMSFVYLKDIKDFQRFNEVYSKYFSNKPPARVTIEVSRLPRDVLIEISVIAQKG; encoded by the coding sequence ATGAGGGAAATAGTTTTCACAGATAAAGCTCCTAAACCAATAGGCCCATATTCTCAAGGAGTAAAAGTTGGAGATGTACTTTACGTATCTGGGCAAATCCCAGTAGATCCTAATACAAATGAAGTAGTAGGCAAAAATATAGAAGAACAGACAATTAGAGTCATTGAAAACATAAAGGCTATTCTAGAAGCGGCTGGTTATGTGCTGGATGACGTTGTAATGTCATTTGTATATTTAAAAGATATAAAAGATTTCCAAAGATTCAATGAAGTTTACTCGAAATATTTCAGTAATAAACCCCCTGCTAGAGTTACTATAGAAGTTTCAAGACTACCAAGAGACGTATTAATAGAAATAAGCGTCATAGCTCAGAAGGGTTAA